Proteins encoded by one window of Cryptomeria japonica unplaced genomic scaffold, Sugi_1.0 HiC_scaffold_394, whole genome shotgun sequence:
- the LOC131871328 gene encoding aspartic proteinase nepenthesin-1-like: MERSKLLGFVVLICFTIPTISCSSDRLFSGWPKSSSDENVKIRVNMTRRSERELGFSERLGLAVDRSKKRMKKIEALIRGQLDAETPVEVGDGEFLMSVALGTPSVSFEAIVDTGSDLIWTQCKPCKDCFSQPTPIFDPSKSPTFSTIPCGDSLCDALGSTQTGCNPDCTFMYQYGDGSFTSGDLAYETLSIGSSKVKGIAFGCGHDNEGQGFSQGGGLVGLGRGGLSLISQLGSKAENMFSYCLLPITDSSSQTSPLFFGEGASLSGGAKTLPLIKSSIIPTFWYIPITGITLNGKALDIPPGTFDLQSDGSGGMIIDSGTTVTILDQAAYSPLKEAIQSAIDLTPVDGSSTGLDLCYHTSSAHLTLPTLVFNFKGGVDYELPADNFFIQASENLLCLAMLGEPSGNPSIFGNIQQQNFHILYNNAQNTLSFKPTKCDSL; encoded by the coding sequence atggagCGTTCAAAGCTGTTGGGTTTTGTGGTCTTGATATGCTTTACTATTCCAACGATATCATGTTCTTCGGACAGACTGTTTAGTGGTTGGCCGAAGTCTAGCAGcgatgaaaatgtaaaaataaggGTGAATATGACGCGCAGATCAGAGAGAGAGTTGGGTTTTTCTGAGAGATTGGGTTTGGCTGTGGATCGAAGTAAGAAGCGAATGAAGAAGATAGAGGCATTGATAAGAGGGCAATTAGACGCTGAAACGCCCGTTGAAGTAGGGGATGGAGAATTTCTGATGAGCGTTGCACTGGGAACGCCCTCTGTGAGCTTCGAAGCGATTGTGGACACGGGGAGCGATCTGATTTGGACTCAGTGCAAGCCTTGCAAGGACTGCTTCTCTCAGCCTACGCCAATCTTCGACCCCTCCAAGTCCCCCACATTTTCCACAATTCCCTGCGGTGATTCTCTTTGTGACGCCTTGGGGAGTACGCAAACCGGATGCAATCCAGATTGTACCTTTATGTATCAGTATGGCGATGGTTCCTTCACCAGCGGCGACCTGGCTTACGAGACATTGTCAATTGGGAGCAGCAAGGTTAAAGGCATTGcatttggatgcgggcatgacaacGAAGGACAAGGATTCTCTCAGGGTGGTGGCCTTGTGGGACTGGGAAGAGGTGGTCTCTCCCTTATCTCACAGCTGGGTTCCAAAGCAGAGAACATGTTCTCTTACTGTCTTTTGCCCATCACCGACTCTTCTTCACAAACCAGCCCCCTCTTTTTCGGCGAGGGTGCTTCCTTGAGCGGAGGAGCCAAGACTCTCCCACTCATCAAGAGCAGTATCATTCCCACTTTCTGGTACATTCCTATTACAGGAATcaccctcaatggtaaggcactagATATTCCTCCTGGAACTTTCGATCTGCAATCGGACGGCAGCGGAGGTATGATCATCGACTCCGGAACCACTGTTACCATCCTGGACCAGGCTGCCTACTCTCCTCTTAAGGAAGCAATTCAGTCCGCCATTGATCTCACTCCTGTAGACGGCTCTTCTACAGGTTTGGATCTTTGTTACCACACATCATCCGCTCACCTCACCTTGCCAACCCTCGTCTTCAACTTCAAAGGCGGCGTGGATTACGAGCTTCCGGCAGACAACTTTTTCATTCAGGCATCTGAAAATCTCTTGTGCCTGGCAATGTTGGGTGAACCATCGGGGAATCCTTCCATCTTCGGAAACATACAGCAGCAAAACTTCCATATCCTTTACAACAATGCTCAGAACACGCTCTCTTTCAAGCCCACTAAGTGTGATTCTCTTTaa